In one Janibacter cremeus genomic region, the following are encoded:
- a CDS encoding DEDD exonuclease domain-containing protein, with amino-acid sequence MEVVQDRLDDLGTPLAEVTFVVVDLETTGGSVRDCGITEIGAVKVRGGEVLGELQTFVNPGEPIPAFIQSLTGITDAMVRDAPRTGTAVAGFLEFAKGAVLVAHNAGFDIGFLKAACAAHDLRWPGSTVVDTVRLARQVVSRDEVANHKLGTLARHFGAATTPDHRALHDAKATVDVLHGLIGRLGSVGVDTLEELSSYSSRVSDAQRRKRHLADGLPGAPGVYVFKDEHGEPLYVGTSVDIRTRVRSYFTASEQRRRMGEMVRLATQVTPIVCATTLEAQVRELRLIAEHKPRYNRRSRNPERVWWLKLTDEAFPRLSIVRSIGPDDLAYAGPFGARGSAEEAMAALHDAVPLRQCLTRISPRRPTSACVLAEMGRCAAPCTGAVTVDEYAETVAAAAGVLVGDSRAAVTAVRERMRTLSEAERFEEAAALRDRLAALVKAASRNQRAAPVREAAEIVAARRAPRGGWDLVCVRHGRLAGSTHSPAGADPMPYVAALQASAEVVGAPTGPGTSALPAETELVLRWLEAEGTRLVHIDGEWTCPVGGAAAAHHELAPALGWAS; translated from the coding sequence ATGGAGGTCGTGCAGGACAGGTTGGATGATCTCGGCACACCCCTGGCCGAGGTCACCTTCGTCGTCGTCGACCTCGAGACCACGGGTGGGTCGGTGCGTGACTGCGGCATCACCGAGATCGGCGCGGTCAAGGTGCGCGGCGGCGAGGTCCTCGGCGAGCTGCAGACCTTCGTCAACCCCGGCGAGCCGATCCCCGCATTCATCCAGTCGCTGACCGGCATCACCGATGCCATGGTCCGCGACGCCCCCCGCACCGGGACGGCCGTGGCCGGTTTCCTCGAGTTCGCGAAGGGGGCGGTGCTCGTGGCGCACAACGCCGGCTTCGACATCGGCTTCCTCAAGGCGGCGTGCGCGGCCCACGACCTGCGCTGGCCCGGGTCGACGGTCGTCGACACCGTCCGGCTGGCCCGGCAGGTCGTCAGCCGCGACGAGGTCGCCAACCACAAGCTGGGCACCCTCGCCCGCCACTTCGGGGCCGCGACGACCCCCGACCACCGGGCGCTGCACGACGCCAAGGCGACCGTCGACGTCCTCCACGGGCTCATCGGCCGCCTCGGGTCGGTCGGCGTGGACACCCTGGAGGAGCTGAGCTCCTACTCCTCGCGGGTGAGCGACGCGCAGCGCCGCAAGCGACACCTCGCCGACGGCCTGCCCGGCGCCCCCGGGGTCTACGTCTTCAAGGACGAGCACGGCGAGCCGCTCTACGTCGGCACCTCCGTGGACATCCGCACGCGCGTGCGCAGCTACTTCACCGCCTCCGAGCAGCGTCGCCGGATGGGCGAGATGGTCCGGCTGGCCACGCAGGTGACCCCGATCGTGTGCGCCACCACCCTCGAGGCGCAGGTGCGTGAGCTGCGGCTGATCGCCGAGCACAAGCCGCGCTACAACCGTCGCTCGCGCAACCCCGAGCGGGTCTGGTGGCTCAAGCTCACCGACGAGGCCTTCCCCCGGTTGTCGATCGTGCGCTCGATCGGCCCGGACGACCTCGCGTACGCCGGTCCCTTCGGTGCGCGGGGCAGCGCCGAGGAGGCCATGGCCGCACTCCACGACGCCGTGCCGCTGCGCCAGTGCCTGACCCGGATCTCCCCGCGGAGGCCCACCTCCGCCTGCGTCCTGGCGGAGATGGGGCGGTGTGCCGCCCCGTGCACCGGCGCGGTGACCGTGGACGAGTACGCCGAGACCGTCGCCGCCGCCGCAGGGGTTCTCGTCGGCGACTCCCGTGCCGCCGTCACCGCGGTGCGCGAGCGGATGCGCACCCTGTCCGAGGCCGAACGCTTCGAGGAGGCGGCTGCCCTGCGTGACCGGCTCGCCGCCCTGGTCAAGGCCGCCTCCCGCAACCAGCGCGCGGCGCCCGTGCGCGAGGCGGCCGAGATCGTCGCCGCCCGGCGCGCTCCGCGTGGTGGCTGGGACCTCGTCTGCGTCCGTCACGGCCGCCTGGCCGGCAGCACCCACTCCCCCGCGGGTGCCGACCCGATGCCCTACGTCGCCGCCCTGCAGGCCAGCGCGGAGGTGGTCGGAGCCCCCACCGGCCCCGGCACGAGCGCGCTGCCGGCCGAGACCGAGCTCGTCCTGCGCTGGCTCGAGGCCGAGGGCACCCGGCTGGTGCACATCGACGGTGAGTGGACCTGTCCCGTCGGTGGTGCCGCCGCTGCCCACCACGAGCTCGCTCCTGCTCTAGGGTGGGCCTCGTGA
- a CDS encoding ArsR/SmtB family transcription factor encodes MTINGALDEAAGMEDRGARAALFHALAEPTRLALLEHLANGEHRVRDLVDHMHLAQSTVSKHLACLRDCGLVTLRTEGRASWFSLADPVRLAALLEDADALLSASGVLLSLRDHRDHDDLVAETL; translated from the coding sequence ATGACGATTAACGGTGCTCTTGACGAAGCAGCCGGGATGGAAGACCGCGGCGCCCGTGCCGCACTGTTCCACGCCTTGGCCGAGCCGACGCGACTGGCGTTGTTGGAGCACCTCGCCAATGGCGAGCACCGCGTCCGTGACCTGGTGGACCACATGCACCTGGCTCAGTCCACTGTCAGCAAGCACCTGGCCTGCCTGCGTGACTGCGGTCTGGTGACCCTGCGCACCGAGGGTCGCGCCTCATGGTTCTCGCTGGCTGATCCCGTGCGGCTTGCGGCCCTGCTGGAGGACGCCGACGCTCTGCTCAGCGCATCCGGGGTGCTGCTGTCGCTGCGCGATCACCGCGACCACGACGACTTGGTTGCAGAGACTTTGTAA
- a CDS encoding heavy metal translocating P-type ATPase — protein sequence MSDECCGPAVPGGAGAATGDSEVEELAPWWRDRALALPLAAGVLWVTGLLLEQAGLGTVALIAYAIGLAAGAWTFAPGAVRRLVTGRGQGRLGVGLLMTIAATGAVLLGHVGEAAALAFLFSIAEALEDRAMDRARHGLRALLSLIPETALIAGPDGDRQIAATEVRRGDVLLVGAGERVSTDGVVASGHSWLDTSAITGESIPVDVAPGDAVSAGSVNTSGALRVTATADGRDNSLTHMVRLVEQAHAEKGERARLADRIARPLVPLVLLAALLVAAFGFVVGDPQTWVERALVVLVAASPCALAIAVPVTVISAIGSASKFGVIIKSGAAFEQLGTIRTVAFDKTGTLTRNEPRVVATAAADDHTDAEVLAMAAALEATSRHPLATAVVASSPDHPGASDVHEHAGHGVSGLVQGRRVRVGSPRWVEPQSLADRADEMADEGMSIVVVEADGRACGLIGIRDELRAEAAEAVSALHEQGVSTLMLTGDNSRTAHAIAQEAGIRDVYADTLPQDKAEHIRRSMDRTPTAMIGDGINDAPALASATVGIAMGASGSAAAVESADVAFTGHDLRLLPLALAHARRGRTIMTQNVILSVALIVVLFPMALFGVLGLAAVVLVHEVAEVIVIANGLRATRARRPTVPPRGPGVPASTSSTRPVKAGNR from the coding sequence GTGAGTGACGAGTGCTGCGGACCGGCCGTCCCAGGGGGTGCGGGAGCGGCCACCGGCGACAGCGAGGTCGAGGAGCTGGCGCCCTGGTGGCGTGATCGTGCGCTGGCGCTGCCTCTGGCGGCGGGTGTGCTGTGGGTGACGGGTCTGCTGCTGGAGCAGGCCGGGCTGGGGACCGTGGCGTTGATCGCCTACGCGATCGGGCTGGCAGCGGGAGCGTGGACCTTCGCCCCGGGTGCTGTGCGTCGCCTGGTCACCGGTCGGGGTCAGGGCCGCTTGGGCGTGGGTCTGCTGATGACGATCGCCGCCACCGGGGCGGTGCTGCTGGGCCACGTGGGTGAGGCCGCCGCGCTGGCCTTCCTGTTCTCGATCGCCGAGGCGCTGGAGGACCGCGCGATGGACCGCGCCCGGCACGGTCTGCGGGCCCTGCTGTCCCTGATCCCCGAGACCGCGCTGATCGCTGGCCCCGACGGTGACAGGCAGATTGCAGCCACCGAGGTCCGCCGTGGCGACGTCCTGCTCGTCGGGGCCGGGGAGCGGGTGAGCACGGACGGCGTCGTTGCCTCCGGCCACTCGTGGCTGGATACCTCGGCGATCACGGGCGAGTCGATCCCCGTCGATGTCGCTCCCGGCGATGCGGTGTCGGCCGGGTCGGTCAACACCTCCGGCGCTCTGCGGGTCACCGCAACCGCCGACGGGCGGGACAACTCGCTGACCCACATGGTCCGGCTCGTGGAGCAGGCGCACGCCGAGAAGGGGGAACGCGCCCGCCTTGCCGACCGCATCGCACGGCCCTTGGTTCCGTTGGTGCTGCTCGCCGCGCTCCTGGTCGCAGCCTTCGGGTTCGTGGTGGGCGATCCTCAGACCTGGGTCGAACGCGCCCTGGTGGTGCTTGTCGCGGCCTCGCCCTGCGCACTGGCCATCGCGGTCCCGGTGACCGTGATCTCGGCCATCGGCTCGGCCAGCAAGTTCGGGGTCATCATCAAGTCGGGGGCGGCGTTCGAGCAGCTGGGAACGATCCGTACGGTGGCCTTCGACAAAACCGGCACGCTGACCCGCAACGAACCCCGCGTGGTGGCGACTGCCGCTGCGGATGATCACACCGACGCCGAGGTCCTGGCCATGGCAGCGGCCCTGGAGGCCACCAGCAGGCACCCGCTCGCGACAGCCGTGGTCGCTTCTTCGCCGGACCACCCCGGGGCCAGCGACGTGCACGAGCACGCCGGGCACGGGGTGAGCGGGCTGGTGCAGGGCCGCCGAGTGCGGGTGGGCAGCCCCCGTTGGGTCGAGCCGCAGTCGCTGGCTGATCGTGCCGACGAGATGGCCGACGAGGGCATGAGCATCGTCGTGGTCGAGGCCGACGGCCGGGCGTGCGGGCTGATCGGGATCCGCGACGAGCTGCGCGCCGAGGCGGCAGAGGCAGTCAGTGCCCTGCACGAGCAGGGCGTGTCCACGCTCATGCTGACCGGCGACAACTCCCGCACCGCGCACGCCATCGCCCAGGAAGCAGGCATCCGGGACGTGTACGCGGACACCTTGCCTCAGGACAAGGCCGAGCACATCCGCCGCTCCATGGACCGCACACCCACCGCGATGATCGGTGACGGCATCAACGATGCACCCGCCCTGGCATCGGCCACCGTGGGTATCGCGATGGGAGCCAGTGGTTCGGCCGCCGCCGTCGAGTCGGCCGATGTCGCCTTCACCGGCCACGACCTTCGTCTGCTGCCGCTAGCGTTGGCGCACGCGCGCCGGGGCCGGACCATCATGACCCAGAACGTGATCCTATCCGTGGCCCTGATCGTGGTCCTCTTCCCGATGGCCCTGTTCGGCGTGCTGGGACTGGCGGCTGTTGTACTGGTCCACGAGGTCGCCGAGGTCATCGTCATCGCCAACGGCCTCAGGGCCACCCGTGCCCGGCGACCCACGGTGCCACCGCGCGGCCCAGGCGTCCCCGCCAGTACCAGCAGCACCCGTCCCGTGAAGGCAGGAAACCGTTGA
- a CDS encoding Lrp/AsnC family transcriptional regulator: MITAIVLIHAEVDRIPEVAQTIADLDGVSEVYSVAGDADLIAMVRVTRHEDLNEVIAGRLNKVEGIVDTSTHIAFRAYSHHDLDAAFNIGLE; encoded by the coding sequence GTGATCACCGCAATCGTGCTCATCCATGCCGAGGTCGACCGCATCCCCGAGGTCGCCCAGACCATCGCCGACCTCGACGGCGTGAGCGAGGTCTACTCCGTCGCCGGCGACGCCGACCTGATCGCCATGGTCCGGGTCACCCGGCACGAGGACCTCAACGAGGTCATCGCCGGCCGTCTGAACAAGGTCGAGGGCATCGTCGACACCTCGACGCACATCGCCTTCCGGGCCTACAGCCACCACGACCTCGACGCGGCGTTCAACATCGGCCTGGAGTGA
- the cmtR gene encoding Cd(II)/Pb(II)-sensing metalloregulatory transcriptional regulator CmtR, translated as MLNIERHLDVINRLGRAMADPTRARILVALLQGPGYPAELARDLGLSRTNVSNHLACLRGCGIVVTAPEGRRMRYEIADAHLTRALESLLDVVLAVDDGIPCIDEHCECCGTVPGAGAAGVQEVGQ; from the coding sequence ATGCTGAACATTGAACGGCACTTGGATGTGATCAACCGGCTGGGGAGGGCGATGGCGGATCCGACGCGGGCGCGGATCCTGGTCGCGCTGCTGCAGGGCCCGGGTTACCCGGCCGAGCTGGCCCGCGACCTTGGTCTCAGTCGCACCAATGTCTCGAATCATCTGGCCTGTCTGCGGGGCTGCGGGATCGTGGTGACGGCACCCGAAGGTCGCCGCATGCGGTACGAGATCGCTGATGCGCACCTGACGCGCGCGTTGGAATCGTTGCTGGACGTGGTCCTCGCGGTCGATGACGGCATCCCGTGCATCGACGAGCACTGCGAGTGTTGCGGAACCGTCCCTGGTGCCGGCGCCGCCGGTGTTCAGGAGGTCGGGCAGTGA
- a CDS encoding vitamin K epoxide reductase family protein, whose amino-acid sequence MTDPTTQAAATSGPADRGLGLLYLTGGLLGLVAAVVLLVESIALLKNPDYVPTCSINPILSCGSVMNTPQAAAFGIPNPIIGVAGFAALSMFAVVVLTGATIRPWLWTATQASVTFAVLFIHWLIYQSLYVIGALCPYCMLVWVVTIAVFWHTTIHTLQRSKRSPRRRGIVDVLNDYRGTVLTGWYLVIVVLIAQRFWTYWMTVV is encoded by the coding sequence ATGACTGATCCGACTACACAGGCCGCCGCCACTTCTGGGCCCGCCGACCGCGGACTCGGGCTGCTCTACCTCACCGGGGGCTTGCTCGGTCTCGTCGCAGCCGTGGTGCTGCTCGTGGAGAGCATCGCCCTGCTGAAGAACCCCGACTACGTCCCCACCTGCAGCATCAACCCCATTCTCTCCTGCGGGTCGGTGATGAACACACCCCAAGCAGCAGCGTTCGGGATCCCCAACCCGATCATCGGCGTCGCCGGCTTCGCCGCCCTGTCGATGTTCGCCGTGGTGGTCCTCACCGGCGCCACCATCCGCCCCTGGTTGTGGACGGCCACCCAGGCCAGCGTCACCTTCGCCGTGCTCTTCATCCACTGGCTGATCTACCAGAGCCTCTACGTCATCGGCGCACTGTGCCCCTACTGCATGCTCGTGTGGGTCGTGACCATCGCCGTCTTCTGGCACACCACCATCCACACCCTCCAGCGGAGCAAGAGAAGTCCACGCCGACGCGGGATCGTGGACGTGCTCAACGACTATCGCGGAACAGTCCTCACTGGTTGGTACCTGGTGATCGTCGTGCTCATCGCCCAACGGTTCTGGACGTACTGGATGACTGTCGTCTGA
- a CDS encoding DUF2332 domain-containing protein — MRTMDELGDVAGFYAHFAEHEAKGESATFARWAAGVAQDPEVLALLEELPTAKRQPNLVFAAARWHGAATPSCYDADGGLRDVLLTRWSRVRETILTRATQTNEVGRSASLLPLLSGLPGPLALVEVGASAGLCLHPDRWSYRYLDDGGAEVARIDPVGGPSPVVLECTVTGPAPIPPSPPVVVHRGGVDLNPLDLSADDNAAWLETLVWPEHEDRRQRLAAACEQVADVAVDVITGDLRTSLDEAVERARAAAPGATLVVFHTAVIAYLDEGGRRAWPQVVTEALERVRADGGAAHWISNEGVDVLPGVSATAPCEPVDAGFCLALDGQAVAWTHGHGRRLEWC, encoded by the coding sequence ATGCGCACGATGGACGAGCTCGGCGACGTCGCCGGCTTCTACGCCCACTTCGCCGAGCACGAGGCGAAGGGGGAGTCCGCCACCTTCGCGCGGTGGGCGGCCGGGGTGGCGCAGGACCCCGAGGTGCTCGCGCTGCTGGAGGAGCTGCCGACCGCCAAGCGCCAGCCCAACCTCGTCTTCGCCGCGGCGCGGTGGCACGGTGCGGCCACGCCCTCGTGCTACGACGCCGACGGGGGGCTGCGGGACGTCCTGCTCACGAGGTGGTCCCGGGTCCGCGAGACGATCCTCACCCGCGCGACGCAGACCAACGAGGTCGGCCGGTCCGCCTCGCTCCTGCCGCTGCTGTCCGGTCTGCCGGGTCCGCTGGCCCTCGTCGAGGTCGGCGCGAGCGCCGGCCTGTGCCTCCACCCGGACCGCTGGTCCTACCGCTACCTCGACGACGGGGGCGCGGAGGTCGCCCGCATCGACCCGGTCGGGGGACCGTCGCCGGTCGTCCTGGAGTGCACGGTGACCGGCCCGGCGCCGATCCCCCCTTCGCCGCCCGTCGTGGTCCACCGCGGTGGCGTGGACCTCAACCCGCTCGACCTGTCCGCCGACGACAACGCCGCGTGGCTGGAGACGCTCGTGTGGCCCGAGCACGAGGACCGGCGGCAGCGGCTGGCGGCGGCGTGCGAGCAGGTCGCCGACGTCGCGGTCGACGTGATCACCGGTGACCTGCGCACCTCCCTCGACGAGGCGGTCGAGCGGGCGCGGGCGGCCGCGCCCGGGGCGACGCTCGTCGTCTTCCACACCGCGGTCATCGCCTACCTGGACGAAGGGGGTCGGCGGGCCTGGCCGCAGGTGGTCACCGAGGCGCTCGAGCGGGTGCGCGCCGACGGGGGTGCGGCGCACTGGATCAGCAACGAGGGGGTCGATGTGCTGCCCGGGGTGAGCGCGACCGCGCCCTGCGAGCCGGTCGACGCCGGCTTCTGCCTCGCCCTGGACGGGCAGGCCGTCGCATGGACCCACGGGCACGGACGGCGGCTCGAGTGGTGCTGA
- a CDS encoding DsbA family protein, whose product MSKSLKLSVAMIVTVIVALTAAVVLSRPGDSAAPSSSGSGDGASAPLVREDSPRLTSGEDAVFVEFLDFECEACGAAHPVIKDLREKYGDRVTFVVRHMPLHGNSMNAALAAEAAAEQGEFEAMHDKLFQTQTEWSHQEASQMETFTGYAKELGLDMEQFRADLDDPALKERIEQSKQDAMNLGVTGTPTFFLDGEKLEPTTVADLETALDAAVDD is encoded by the coding sequence TTGAGCAAGAGCCTGAAGTTGTCCGTGGCCATGATCGTGACCGTCATCGTGGCCCTGACCGCCGCGGTGGTGCTCAGCCGCCCCGGCGACTCTGCCGCCCCCAGCAGCTCCGGCTCCGGTGATGGCGCTTCCGCGCCGCTGGTGCGCGAGGACAGTCCCCGCCTGACCTCGGGCGAGGACGCGGTCTTCGTGGAGTTCCTCGACTTCGAGTGCGAGGCCTGCGGCGCAGCGCACCCGGTCATCAAGGACCTGCGCGAGAAGTACGGCGACCGGGTCACCTTCGTCGTGCGCCACATGCCCCTGCACGGCAACTCGATGAACGCCGCCCTGGCCGCAGAAGCCGCCGCCGAACAAGGCGAGTTCGAGGCCATGCACGACAAGCTCTTCCAGACCCAGACCGAATGGAGCCACCAGGAAGCCTCACAGATGGAGACATTCACCGGGTACGCCAAGGAGCTGGGCCTGGACATGGAGCAGTTCCGCGCCGACCTAGATGACCCCGCCCTGAAGGAACGCATCGAGCAGAGCAAGCAAGACGCCATGAACCTGGGCGTCACCGGGACGCCGACCTTCTTCCTCGACGGCGAGAAGCTCGAGCCCACCACCGTCGCCGACCTCGAAACCGCGCTCGATGCCGCAGTCGATGACTGA
- a CDS encoding ZIP family metal transporter yields the protein MPDGFVLVLVLAALPTLGNFLGGVAAELFRISARTLSLALHLAAGIVLAVVGLEMMPQALNAQTPWVPIAAFLVGGAVFIGLERAIAKIRRRVGGQEGGTGPLAIYSGVAIDLFSDGVMIGTGTLVDPRLGLLLALGQVPADVPEGFAAVATLRRAGTPRTSRLVMSSAFAVPILLGAALGYFALRDAPELATLSVLALTGGILTSVVVEEMISKAHEGQTSRLDPVFLTGGFALFALVSVYLA from the coding sequence GTGCCGGATGGGTTCGTGCTGGTGCTGGTCTTGGCCGCGTTGCCGACGCTGGGCAACTTCTTGGGTGGTGTGGCCGCGGAGTTGTTCCGGATCTCCGCCCGGACTCTGAGTCTGGCACTGCACCTGGCGGCGGGCATCGTGTTGGCAGTGGTCGGGCTGGAAATGATGCCACAGGCCCTGAACGCGCAGACCCCGTGGGTACCGATCGCGGCCTTCCTGGTCGGCGGAGCCGTCTTCATAGGGCTGGAGCGCGCCATCGCCAAGATCCGCCGCCGCGTCGGCGGACAAGAGGGTGGCACCGGCCCGCTGGCCATCTACTCCGGGGTGGCGATCGACCTGTTCAGCGACGGGGTGATGATCGGCACCGGCACGCTGGTGGACCCCCGGCTGGGGCTGCTGCTTGCCTTGGGTCAGGTCCCCGCCGATGTACCCGAGGGATTCGCCGCCGTGGCGACCCTGCGTAGGGCTGGCACGCCCCGCACCAGCCGGCTGGTGATGTCGTCGGCCTTCGCCGTCCCCATCCTCCTCGGAGCCGCCCTGGGCTACTTCGCGCTTCGGGATGCCCCCGAACTGGCCACGTTGTCCGTGCTGGCTCTAACTGGCGGGATCCTTACCAGCGTCGTGGTGGAGGAGATGATCTCCAAGGCCCACGAGGGCCAGACGAGTCGTCTCGACCCAGTCTTCCTGACCGGCGGCTTCGCCCTGTTTGCCCTCGTATCCGTCTACCTGGCTTGA
- the lnt gene encoding apolipoprotein N-acyltransferase yields MVGAATLWWLALPPRGWWVLFPLGTAAFMLALAGRPLRERLWLGALGGVVHYGMALRWLTDFTGAGYLAVVALETALLVLVAAVSFAVPTRAGTITGQHVWPGWWLATPAALVLLEAVQNRFPFGGFPLPSLGFSQVDGPFMGAAPLGGSLLVTGLAALTGAAGVALVVGSSRTRAAAAVSVVLAVAVPPAVPDAVGTAASGTLDAAIVQGGGARGVHVIQSVDATAEHLRAARGITGSPDLVLMPESIAHVEGPIGRTSVGARFADLARRLGTNLVVGTTEAEGRDRFRNASLLWGPEGNLLGRYEKHHRVPFGEYLPLRDLVEPLSDLTRLVPRDAIAGRGPAVLEPRGVPPMGIVISYETFFADRVAAAVRAGGQLVLAPTSASSFTGQDVPAIEVAASRLRAKEFGRTVLQAAPTGYSAIIRPDGALTELSGLGTRELLSASVPLRTGMTPYARMGDTPMLALLLLIALLSLHALRRRAV; encoded by the coding sequence ATGGTGGGCGCTGCGACCCTCTGGTGGTTGGCGTTGCCACCGCGCGGGTGGTGGGTGCTTTTCCCGCTGGGGACCGCTGCATTCATGCTGGCCCTGGCCGGTCGTCCGCTGCGTGAGCGTCTGTGGCTCGGTGCGCTGGGTGGAGTGGTCCATTACGGCATGGCCCTGCGCTGGCTCACTGATTTCACGGGTGCCGGTTACCTGGCCGTCGTCGCGCTCGAGACAGCACTGCTGGTACTCGTCGCAGCGGTGTCGTTCGCAGTCCCGACACGGGCGGGCACGATCACCGGACAGCACGTGTGGCCGGGCTGGTGGCTGGCCACCCCCGCCGCGCTCGTGTTGCTGGAGGCGGTCCAGAACCGCTTCCCATTCGGCGGATTTCCGCTGCCGTCGCTGGGCTTCAGCCAGGTCGACGGGCCGTTCATGGGCGCGGCACCTCTCGGTGGTTCCCTGCTGGTGACCGGTCTCGCGGCGTTGACCGGAGCCGCGGGAGTTGCCCTCGTCGTCGGCTCGAGCCGGACCCGCGCGGCGGCTGCGGTCAGCGTGGTGCTGGCCGTCGCTGTGCCACCGGCAGTGCCGGACGCTGTGGGGACCGCCGCTTCGGGCACGCTCGACGCAGCGATCGTCCAAGGAGGGGGTGCTCGCGGGGTGCACGTGATCCAGTCGGTGGATGCCACGGCCGAACACCTGCGGGCTGCCCGTGGCATCACTGGGTCACCGGATCTCGTGCTCATGCCGGAGAGCATCGCCCACGTCGAGGGTCCGATAGGTCGGACATCCGTGGGTGCTCGCTTCGCCGACCTGGCCCGTCGGCTCGGGACGAATCTCGTCGTCGGGACGACCGAGGCCGAGGGGCGGGACCGCTTCCGCAACGCATCCCTCCTGTGGGGACCGGAGGGGAACCTGCTGGGTCGATACGAGAAGCACCACCGTGTGCCCTTCGGCGAGTACCTCCCGTTGCGGGACCTGGTCGAGCCGCTCAGCGACCTGACGCGACTGGTGCCGCGCGACGCCATTGCCGGTCGTGGTCCCGCGGTGCTCGAGCCGCGGGGAGTGCCCCCGATGGGTATCGTCATCTCGTACGAGACGTTCTTCGCTGACAGGGTCGCGGCGGCAGTGCGTGCCGGCGGACAGCTGGTCCTCGCTCCGACGAGCGCATCGTCCTTTACCGGCCAGGACGTCCCGGCGATCGAGGTCGCCGCGTCCCGCCTGCGCGCCAAGGAGTTCGGTCGCACCGTCCTGCAGGCCGCACCCACGGGGTACTCGGCCATCATCCGACCCGACGGTGCGCTGACCGAACTCAGCGGTCTGGGGACGCGTGAGCTGCTGAGTGCCAGTGTCCCCCTGCGTACCGGCATGACGCCCTATGCGCGCATGGGCGACACCCCGATGCTCGCGCTGCTCCTCCTCATCGCGTTACTGAGTCTCCACGCCCTCCGTCGCCGCGCCGTCTGA